The segment CGGCGCGCTTGGCTTCATCACGGCGCTGACCCAGCCGACCCCGGAGGACCTGACCAAGGAGATCGCGCGCTGCCGCGACCTCACCGACAAGCCGTTCGGGGTCAACCTGACCATCCTGCCCGCAATCAAGCCGCCGCCTTACGCCGAATACCGCTCGGCCATCATCGAGAGCGGTATCACGGTGGTCGAGACCGCCGGCAACAAGCCGCAGGAGCATGTCGACGAGTTCAAAAGGCACGGCGTCAAGGTCGTGCACAAATGCACCAGCGTCCGCCACGCGCTCTCGGCCGAGCGGATGGGCGTCGATGCGATCTCGATTGATGGATTTGAGTGCGCCGGGCACCCCGGCGAGGACGACACCCCTGGCCTGATCCTGATCCCGGCCGCCGCCAACAAGGTCAAGATCCCGATGATCGCCTCGGGCGGCTTTGCCGACGCCCGCGGCCTCGTCGCCGCCCTGGCACTGGGTGCCGAGGGCATCAACATGGGCACCCGCTTCATGGCGACCAAGGAGAGCCCGATCCACCAGTCCATCAAGGAGAAGATCGTCGCCAATGACGAGCGCGAGACCGAGCTGATCTTCCGCACCATGCGCAACACCTCGCGCGTCGCCAAGAACGAGATCTCGACCAGGGTCGTCGCGATGGAGAAGGAAGGCGCCAGGTTCGAGGACATCCGCGAGCTCGTCGCCGGCGCCCGCGGCAAGATGGTCTATGCCACCGGCAATTCGGACGAAGGCATCTGGTCGGCCGGCCAGGTGCAGGGCCTGATCCGGGACATCCCGAGCTGCGCCGAGCTGATCTCGCGCATCGTGCGCGAAGCGGAGGCGATCATCCGCTCCAGGCTGGAAGGAATGATCGTTCAGCCGCAACGTGAAGCCGCGGAATAATCACTGCAAGAAGCGAGAGCAACTTATGAAGGCTTATGTCTATGGTGCTGACGGCGCTCGGATTTCCGACGCCCCTCAACCAAAGCCTAAGGGTGCGCAAGTGCTGGTCCGCGTGCGTGCCTGCGGATTGAACCGCGCCGACACTGGCATGCGGAAGGGCCACGCCCACGGCGCGGCCGGCGGCGTCGGCACCGTGCTCGGCATGGAATGGGCCGGCGAAGTCGCCGAGCTCGGGCCGGATGCCAAGGGGGTCAAGGTCGGCGACCGCATCATGGGCTCGGGCGGCGCGGCGTTTGCCGAGTACACGCTGGCCGATCACGGCCGCCTGTTCCGCGCGCCCTCGAACATGAATTTCGAGGAGGCCGCCACCCTGCCCGTCGCGCTCGCGACCATGCACAACGCCGTGGTCACTGTCGGCGGCGTGCAGCCGGGGCAAGCCGTGCTGATCCAGGGCGCGAGCTCCGGCGTCGGCCTGATGGCGGTGCAAATTGCAAAACTCAAGGGCGCCAGGCTCGTGATCGGCTCCTCGACCGATGCCTATCGGCGCGGCCGGCTGACGGAGTATGGCGCCGACATCGCGGTCGACTCCTCCGACCCAAAGTGGGTCGACGAGGTCCTGAAGGCGACGAACGGGGAAGGCGTCGATCTCATCGTCGACCAGGTTTCAGGCAAGGTCGCCAACCAGAACCTCGCCGCCACCCGGGTCAAGGGCCGTATCGTCAATGTCGGCCGGCTCGGCGGCACCCACGCCGATTTCAACTTCGACCTGCACGCCGCCCGCCGCATCGACTATGTCGGCGTCACCTTCCGCACCCGCACCATCGAGGAGGTCCGCGAGATTTTTGAGGAGGTCAGGAAGGACATCTGGGGCGCGGTGGAGCAGCGCAAGCTCCAGCTGCCGATCGACAGGGTCTACACGTTCGCCGACATCGACAAGGCGTTCGAGCACATGGAGGCCAACAAGCATCTGGGGAAGATTGTCGTGACGGTGCCGTAGCCGTCATTCGAGGACCGGTCTTGTAGGGTGGGCAAAGCGGAGCGTGCCCACCCTGCGTCAGCGATCGCGGAAGAATGGTGGGCACGGCGCTGCCGCGCCTTTGCCCACCCTACCGGGCCGGAGCAAGACGTAGAACGCTCCTGCAAATCACTAGCGACTACAGCTGTGGATCGTCGCTTGATGTTCACCTGTGGGCTGCTAAATCCCCCGCCATGAGCGCACAGCACAACAAGACATCGGTCGCCGCTATCTCGATCTTCGCCAGCGGCGGCATGGCGGCGGCCAAGTTCGTGGTCGGGATCGCGATCGGCTCGCTGGCGCTGATCTCCGAGGCCCTGCACTCCTCGGTCGATCTGATCGCGACCATCATCACCTGGGCGGTGGTGCGGGTTTCCGACAAGCCGGCGGACCACGAGCACCATTACGGCCACGGCAAGCTCGAGAGCATCTCGGCGCTCGGCGTCACTGCGCTGCTCTACGTGCTCGCCGGCGGCATCCTGGTCGAGGCCTATAGCCGGTTGCGTGAGGGAACCCCACCGCCGACGATCTCGGCGGTGCCGTTCGTCGTGCTGGTGATCGACATCGTCGTCAATCTCTGGCGCGCCCGCGCGCTGCACAAGGCTGCGCGGGAGACGCGGAGCCAGGCGCTGGCGGCCGACGCGCTGCATTTCGCATCTGACGTGATGGGCTCGTTCGCGGTCATTGCCGGCCTGATCCTCGCCGCCCTCGGCTTCTGGTGGGGCGATGCGGCGGCCGCCGCCGCCGTCGCCGTGATGATCGCGGCGCTCGGCCTGCGCATGGCGGGCTCGACCGTGCAGACGCTGGTCGACCGCGCGCCGGAAGGCGCGCAGGACAAGGCCACCGCCGCGATCCGCGGCGTGCCCGGCGTGATCGACGTCGAACGGCTGCGCCTGCGCATGGTGGGCGCAACCACTTTCATCGACACCATCGCAAAGGTGCCGCGCACTTACCCGATCGACCGCGTCGAGGACATCAAGCGCAACGCACAAATCGCCGTCAGCAAGGCATTCGGCGATGCCGACCTCACCTTCACCGCGGTTCCCGTGGCACGCGACAACGAGACCGTGCGCGACCGCATCATGGTGATCGCGCGCAATTCGGGCCTCGCCATCCATCACGTCACCGTGCACGATCTGGGCGCCAAGCTGATCGTCGGCATCGACCTCGAGGTCGACGGCGAGATGCCGCTCGATCGCGCCCACGACGTCGCCAACACGCTGGAGCGCAACATCCAGGAGGATTTCGGCGCGGACGTCGAGGTCGACGTCCATATCGAGCCGCTGGAACCGGAACTGCCGTTCGGTGTCGACGCCTCGCCGGAACGCGTGCAGGCCATTGCCGCCGCGCTCAGCGAATACGCAACGGACGGCGAGATTCACGACATCCATAATGTGCGCGTGCGCGACACCGACGCCGGCGAGATCGTCAACTTCCACTGCCGCGCGACGCCGTCGATGAGCGTGATCAAGGTGCACGAGCAAGTCGACGCGATCGAGCGCGCGTTGCGGCGCGCATTCCCGAGCGTGAAGCGCGTGATCAGTCACGCCGAGCCGCCGCGGGCGTGACGCTGAGCGTGCAGAGAGAGTCACACGTTCCCGTTTCGGACTCGCCGCGCACGTAGTCTTGCGGACGACGCACGCGCGAAGTCTTCGTTGGATAAGAATTATTTCACATTAACGATTCGTTGACTCTCGACAGCCTGCGAAAACTGGATTCAAATCGGCTTGATTCGGAAGCGACGTGGGGCTGCTTCCGAGCTTGAGTTGCAAGCAGGTTTTCAGGGGGCCGAAGGCATGGCGCGTGCAGACGCCGCGAACGCGTGCGTCCAATCCGATTCAATCAAGGGATTGGCGCAATCGCTCGCGAAACCTGCCTATCATCGGCTCCTGATTGCGGAGCCGGCGCTGCGCCGCGCCGTGCCGACGCTTATCATTGCCTTCCTCATCACGATCTGCCTCGGCGCCTTCGTCCAGGTCGTCGATCAGACGCGCCAGAAGCGGCTGGTGATCCGGCACGACATCTCGGCGCTCGCCGACTATCTCGCAGAGCGGATCGACCGCCTCACCTCGGTACGACAGGAGCGGCTGAAGAACATCGAGAACATGCCGACGCTGCTGCCCGACCTGATCCCGTCCTGGGGTACGGCCTCGGGCCGCCACGTCATCGTCACCTCGGCCGGAATCGATCGCCGCATTCTCGCGCGCATTCCCATCGACAGCGATCCGGCCGGCAACGACCGGCTGCTCGACGCGATCACCACGGCGCAACTGCTGGCGACGCCGCCGCGCGACAACAACATCTCCGACATGACGCTGCCGAACGGCAACGCCGCGATGGCGACCGCGCGGCAGATCAAATCGCTGCCCGGCCTCGTCACCGTGATCCAGGAGCGCAACGAGCCGATCTGGGGTTCGGACGCGGCGCTGTCGGTGACGCTGTCGGCGACCACCGGCTTCGTCGTCCTGATCCTCGGCTTCGCCTTCCACTGGCAGTCGACCCGCGCCCGCGAGGGCGACCTGATCAACGACGCCGTACGCGGCCGGATCGACACCGCGCTCAACCGCGGCCGCTGCGGCCTGTGGGACTGGGACCTGTCGCGCGGCCGGATCTTCTGGTCGCAATCGATGTTCTCGATGCTCGGCCTCGACGGCCGCAACGAGCTCCTCACCTTCGGCGAGGTCAACGCACTGGTGAAGTCCGACGACATCGACCTGTTCGAGATCGCCGACCAACTCATCTCCGAAAAGATCGACCATATCGACCAGACCTTCCGCATGCAGCATGTCGACGGCCACTGGATCTGGCTCCGCGTCCGCTGCGAGCGGACGCGCGGGGCGAGCGATTCCGGCATGCACCTGATCGGCATCGCGGTCGACATCACCGAGCAGAAGAGCCTCGCCGAGAAGACGGTGGAAGCCGACCTTCGTCTGCGCGACGCGATCGAGACCATTCCGGAAGCCTTCGTGCTGTGGGACGCGAGCGATCGCCTGGTGCTCTGCAACTCGCACTTCCAACGCCTGCACAAGCTGCCGGACTCGGCCGTCATCCCCGGCACCTCCTACGAGACCGTGCTGGAAGTCGGCCGCATGCCTGAGGTGCGCACCCGCCACAACGAGACCGCAAGCCAGGGCCCGGGCGCGCGTACGTTCGAGGCGCAGCTCGACGACGGCAGCTGGCTGCATATCAGCGAGCGCCGCACCAAGGACGGCGGCTACGTCTCGGTCGGCACCGACATCACCCGCATCAAGGAGCACGAGCAGAAGCTCGTCGACAACGATCTGCGGCTGCGCGCCACCGTCATCGACCTCAAGCGCTCACAGGCGGCGCTCGAGCGCCAGACGGTCGAACTCGCCGACCTCGCCGAAAAATACCAGCGCGAGAAGACCCGCGCCGAGGAAGCCAACCAGACCAAGTCGAAATTCCTCGCCAATATGAGCCACGAGCTGCGCACGCCGCTCAACGCCATTATCGGCTTCTCCGAGATCATGGGCTCGGGCATGTTCGGCGAGCTGGGCTCAGAGAAGTACCGGGAATACTGCCACGACATCCTGACCAGCGGCCATTATCTGCTCGAAGTCATCAACGACATCCTCGACATGTCCAAGATCGAGGCCGGCCGCATGAAGCTCGACATGGAGGAGCTCGACCTCGCACAGACGCTTACGGAATCCCTGCGCGTCGTCGCCGGCCGGGCGCAGGACAAGCACCTGACGCTGGACGCGGATATCGCAAAATCCATCTCCGTCGTCGCCGATCGTCGCGCGACCAAGCAGATCGTCGTCAATCTGCTGTCCAATGCCGTGAAGTTCACCCCCGACGGGGGGCGCATCGTGGTGCGCAGCCGCCAGCTCGACGACCGGATCGTGCTGATGATCGCCGACACCGGCATCGGCATTGCCCCGCACTCGCTGGCCCGGCTCGGACGCCCGTTCGAGCAGGTCGAGAGCCAACTCACCAAGACCTATCACGGCTCCGGCCTCGGGCTTGCGATTGCCCGCTCGCTGGCGCAGTTGCACGGCGGCTCGATGCGGCTGCGTTCCAAGCTCGAAGTCGGCACCGTCGTCCGCGTGACGCTGCCGCGCGATGCCATCAAGGCGGCGTCCGGGATTTCGGCCGCGGCTTAGCGCATGGCGGGAAGCTCGCCTGCGGCCATCCTTCGAGACGCCCGCCGCCGGCGGGCCCTCAGGATGAGGGCGGAATATGCAGCCGCAGTTTCAGCAGGCACCGATGCCGCTTAGCCTCATCCTGAGGAGACCGCAAAGCGGTCGTCTCGAAGGACGAGGCGCTTGCTCGGGCCCTCCCGCTCTGGTCCCTAGGATTGCAGTGTCGGCGCCACTTCGCGCGCGACATTGACCAGCGCCGCGATCAGCGGCGTCATCGGATCGCGCTGCGGGATCACGAGGCCAATGCTGTAATTGACCTCGGGATCGGTGATCGGGATCGAGCGGACCTTGTCCGACAGGCCGAGCGTCTCGGCGAGCTTGGCCGGCATCACGCTTGCCCAGCGCCCGGTCTTCACATGCGTGTACAGCACCAGCAGCGAGTTCGAGGTCAACGTCGGCGTCGCCTCTGCGCCGACCGAGCGCAGCGCCCGGTCGATGATGCGGCGGTTCTGCATATCTGGAGTCAGCAGGCACAGCGGCACCTGACCGACCTCGGCCCAGGTCACCGAATCCCGATCACCGAACATCGCGTCGGGCGCGGTCAGGAGGCGGTAGCTCTCGTTGAACAGCGGAATGGTACGCACCTTGCCGATCGGCTCGTTCTCGATATAGGTCAGCCCCGCATCGACCTCGAGATTTTCCAGCAGTCCCAGCACCTCCGACGAGGTCGTCGACCGGATGCTGAAACGCACCTCGGGATGCCGCGCGCGGAACGGCGTCGTCAGCGACGCGACCATGCCGAGCACGGTCGGAATCGCCGCAATGCGAATCTCGCCGGAGAGCTGATGCTTCAGTCCGTTGATCTCGTCGCGCATGGCCCGGGCATCGCCGACGATCCGCCGCGCCCAGTCCAGCGCCCGCTCGCCTTCGGGGGTAAAGCCCTGGAAGCGCGACCCGCGCTGGACCAGCATCACGCCCAGGATCTCCTCGAGCTGCTTCAGCCCGGTCGACATGGTCGGCTGGGTCACCCCGCAGGCCTCTGCCGCGCGTCCGAAATGCCGCTCCTTCGCCAGCGCCAGCAGCAGCTCAAGCTTGTCGATCAACCGGCCGTCCCCTCGGATTCTGTCGTGGCATGCAAGCTAGCACGCCCCACCTCTGCCAACACGTAAAAACCGGGCGGCGGAACAGCCTCGATTGCATTTTCACATCGTCCGATTGCATCCGCCAATCGATCTGAATTCGCAATCGCAGCATGAGACAGCTTTATTGATCTTTGAACGATTCCAAATAGTTTGCGAGGAAGGAACGCCCAATCTGAGAACGAAGAATGACAGCGGTTTACGAGCCTTCTTGCGAGCCTTCTTACGAGCCTTGGGACGAGACGCGCGGCGCCGAGATCATCGCCGAACATGCCGGGCAGGAGGGCGCGACGCTGGTGATTCTGCACGCGCTCCAGGAGGCCTTCGGCTATGTGCCGGAGGCGGCGATCCCCATGGTGGCGCAGGCGCTGAATCTGTCGCGCGCCGAGGTCTATGGCGTGTTCACGTTCTATCACGATTTCCGCCACAAGCCGGCCGGCCGCCACGTGCTGAAGCTGTGCCGCGCGGAAGCCTGCCAGGCCGCGGGCGGCGATGCGCTGGCTGCGCGCGCTGAAGCGATGCTTGGCGTCTCGCTTGGAAACACCACCGCGGATGATCGCGTCACGCTGGAGCCGATCTACTGCCTCGGCCTGTGCTCGACCGCGCCGTCGGCGATGCTCGACGGCCGCCTCGTCGGCCGGCTCGACGAGAAGCGCCTCGATGCGCTGGTTGCGGAGGCGCAGCGATGAAGATGCGGATCTTCGTTCCCAGGGATGCAACGGCGGTCGCCGTCGGCGCCGACGAAATCGTCACAGCATTCGAGCGGGTCGCGGAGACGCGCGGCCTGCCGATCGAGATCGTCCGGACCGGCTCGCGCGGATTGCACTGGCTGGAGCCGATGGTGGAGGTCGCGACGCTGAAGGGTCGCGTCGCCTATGGCCCGGTCAGCGCGGAGGATGTCGCCTCGGTGTTCGAGTCCATGGCGAGCAATGGGCCGCACGCCCTGCGGCTTGGCATCGCGGACGAGATCCCCTGGCTGAAGCGCCAGACCCGCCTGACCTTCGCCCGCTGCGGCGTGATCGATCCGCGCTCGCTCGAAGATTACCGCGCTCATGGCGGCTACAAGGGCCTCGAGCGCGCGCTCTCGCTCGGCTCGGACACGATCCTGGCGGAAGTCACCGCGTCCGGCCTGCGTGGCCGTGGCGGCGCGGGCTTCCCGACCGGCATCAAGTGGAAGACGGTCGCGCAGGCCAAGGCCGACCGCAAGTTCATCGTCTGCAACGCCGACGAAGGCGACAGCGGCACCTTTGCCGATCGGATGATCATGGAAGGCGACCCCTTCCTGGTGATCGAGGGCATGACCACCGCCGCAATCACGGTCGGCGCAACCAAAGGCTATATCTACATCCGCAGCGAATATCCGCATGCGGTCGAGGCGATGAATGCCGCGATCAAGGCGGCGAAGCGCGGCGGCTATCTCGGCGACAAGATTGGCGGCTCGACCTTCGGCTTCGATCTCGAAGTCCGCGTCGGCGCCGGTGCCTATGTCTGCGGCGAAGAGACCTCGCTGCTGGAGAGCCTCGAGGGCCGCCGCGGCATCGTGCGTGCAAAACCGCCGCTGCCGGCGCATCATGGACTGTTCGGCAAGCCGACGGTCATCAACAACGTGCTGTCGTTCGCAGCCATCCCCTTCATCCTCGCCGAGGGTGCCAAGGCCTATGCCGATTTCGGCATGGGCCGCTCGCGCGGCACGATGCCGATCCAGCTCGCCGGCAATATCCGCCAGGGCGGCCTGTTCGAAACGGCGTTCGGCGTGACGCTCGGCCAGCTCGTCGACGACATCGGCGGCGGCACGTTCACCGGACGTCCGGTGCGCGCGGTGCAGGTCGGCGGGCCGCTGGGTGCCTATTTCCCCCGCACGTTGTTCGACACGCCGTTCGACTATGAGGCGTTTGCCGCGCGCGACGGCCTGATCGGCCATGGCGGCATCGTTGTGTTCGACGACAGCGTCGACATGCGCAAGCAGGCACGTTTCGCCATGGAATTCTGCGCCGTCGAATCCTGCGGCAAGTGCACGCCGTGCCGGATCGGCTCGACCCGTGGCGTCGAGACCATCGAGAAGATCATCAACGGCGAGCGGGTCATCGAAAACCTCGCGCTGGTCGAAGACCTCTGCAACACCATGAAATTCGGCTCGCTCTGCGCACTCGGCGGCTTCACGCCCTACCCCGTGCTCAGCGCATTGAAGCACTTCCGGGAGGATTTCGCACCCATCCCGACCACGCTTCAGGCCGCGGAATAGGAGAACAACGATGTCTCTGATCGAAGAAGTCGACTACGGCACACCGCGCTCCAAATCGACGTCGATGGTCACGCTGACCATCGACGGCAACCAGGTCACGGTGCCCGAGGGCACCTCGATCATGCGAGCCGCGATGGACGCGGGCCACCAGATCCCGAAACTCTGCGCCACCGACATGGTCGACGCGTTCGGCTCCTGCCGCCTCTGCCTCGTCGAGATCGAGGGCCGCGCCGGCACGCCGGCCTCCTGCACCACGCCCGCCATGAATGGCCTCGTCGTGCACACCCAGAGCGAGCGGCTGAAGAAGCTGCGCAAGGGCGTGATGGAGCTCTACATCTCCGACCATCCGCTCGACTGCCTCACCTGCGGCGCCAATGGCGACTGCGAATTGCAGGACATGGCGGGCGCGGTGGGCTTGCGCGACGTGCGCTACGGCTATGAGGGCGAGAACCACGTCTTCGCCAAGACACCTGGCAAGACCGACGGATGCACCAACGACAATTGGATGCCGAAGGACGAGTCCAACCCGTACTTCACCTACGATCCCTCAAAATGCATCGTCTGCTCGCGCTGCGTCCGCGCCTGCGAAGAAGTGCAGGGCACCTTCGCTCTCACCATCTCCGGCCGCGGCTTCGACAGCCGCGTCTCACCCGGCATGAGCGAGAGTTTTCTGGGCTCCGAATGCGTCTCCTGCGGCGCCTGCGTGCAGGCCTGCCCGACCGCGACGCTGACGGAAAAGTCGGTGATCGAGATCGGCCAGCCCGAGCATTCGGTCGTCACCACCTGCGCCTATTGCGGCGTCGGCTGCGCCTTCAAGGCCGAGATGCGCGGCGAGGAAGTCGTGCGCATGGTGCCGTACAAGGACGGCAAGGCCAATCGCGGCCATTCCTGCGTCAAGGGCCGCTTCGCCTGGGGCTACACCAACCACAAGGAACGGATCCTCAATCCCATGATCCGCGAGCGGATCGAGGATCCGTGGCGCGAAGTCTCGTGGGATGAAGCGTTCTCCTTTGCCGCAGCGAAGATGCGCGGCATCCAGACAAAATACGGCCGCGATTCCATCGGCGGCATCACCTCGTCCCGTTGTACCAACGAAGAAACCTATCTGGTGCAGAAGCTGATCCGCGCCGGCTTCGGCAACAACAATGTCGACACCTGCGCCCGCGTCTGCCATTCGCCGACCGGCTACGGCCTCTCGCAGACCTTCGGCACCTCGGCCGGCACGCAGGATTTCGACTCGGTCGAGGACACCGACGTCGCTGTGATCATCGGCGCCAATCCGGCCTCGGCTCACCCCGTCTTTGCCTCGCGCCTGAAGAAGCGGCTGCGCCAGGGTGCAAAACTGATCGTGATCGATCCGCGCCGCACCGAGATGGTGGAATCGCCGCATGTGAAGGCGCTGCATCTGCCGCTGATGCCCGGCACCAACGTCGCCGTCGTCACCGCGCTGGCGCACGTCATCGTCACCGAGGGCCTCGCCAACGAAGCCTTCGTGCGCGAGCGCTGCGACTGGAGCGAGTTCGAGGAATGGGCCGCTTTCGTCGCCCAGCCGAAGCACAGCCCGGAAGCAACCGCGATCCTCACCGGCGTCGATCCGAAGGTGTTGCGCGAAGCGGCCCGCGTCTATGCCACCGGCGGCAACGGCGCCATCTATTACGGCCTTGGCGTCACCGAGCACAGCCAGGGTTCTACCACGGTGATCGCGATCGCCAACCTCGCGATGGCGACCGGCAATATCGGCCGTCCCGGTGTCGGCGTGAACCCGCTGCGCGGCCAGAATAACGTCCAAGGCTCCTGCGACATGGGCTCGTTCCCGCACGAGCTGCCGGGCTACCGCCATATCTCGGGCGACGCCGTGCGCGACCAGTTCGAGGCGCTGTGGAACGTCAAGCTCAACCCGGAGCCCGGCCTGCGCATTCCCAACATGTTCGATGCCGCGATCGAAGGCACGTTCATGGGGCTCTACGTCCAGGGCGAGGACATTCTCCAATCCGATCCCAACACCAAGCATGTGGTGTCGGCGCTCTCGGCGATGGAATGCGTGATCGTCCACGACCTCTTCCTGAACGAGACTGCGAACTACGCCCACGTCTTCCTGCCCGGCTCGAGCTTCCTCGAGAAGGACGGCACCTTCACCAATGCCGAGCGCCGCATCCAGCGCGTGCGCAAGGTGATGTCGCCGAAGAACGGCATGGCCGACTGGGAGGTCACCATTGGTCTTGCCAAGGCGATGGGCTTCGAGATGAACTACGGTCATCCGTCCGAGATCATGGACGAGATCGCGGCGCTGACGCCGACCTTCACCGGCGTCTCCTACGCCAAGCTCGACGAGCTCGGCTCGGTGCAGTGGCCCTGCAACGAGAAGGCGCCGGAGGGCACGCCGGTGATGCATATCGGCGGCTTCGTCCGCGGCAAGGGCAAGTTCATCGTCACCGAATATGTCGCGACCGACGAACGCACCGGCCCGCGCTTCCCGCTGCTGCTCACCACGGGCCGCATCCTCAGCCAGTACAATGTCGGCGCACAGACGCGACGCACCGAGAACGTGGTCTGGCATGCCGAGGACCGGCTGGAGATCCATCCGCACGATGCCGAGCAGCGCGGCGTGCGCGACGGCGATTGGGTGCGGCTACAAAGCCGCGCGGGCGAGACCACGCTGCGCGCGGAGATCACCGACCGCGTCTCACCGGGCGTCGTCTATACCACCTTCCATCATCCCGACACGCAGGCCAACGTCATCACGACCGACTATTCGGACTGGGCGACCAACTGCCCGGAATACAAGGTCACGGCGGTGCAGATCTCGCCGTCGAACGGCCCGTCCGACTGGCAGAAGGCTTATGACGAGCAGGCGCGGCATTCCCGCCGCGTCGCACCGGCCGAGGCCGCGGAGTAACGGCATGCACGTCCCGGTCCAGGCCATTGACCGCGAGATCTGGCGCGACGGCGTCACCTCGGAAGGGGCGCGGCTGATCCCCGGGGAGACGCCGCTCGCGCTGACCTATAATGGCGGCACCTACGCCGTCATGATGGGGACGCCGCAAAACCTGGAAGATTTTGCCGTCGGCTTCAGCCTGGACGAAGGCGTCATCAAATCGGTCGACGACATCAAGTCGCTCGAAGTGGTCCGCCTCGACGACGGCATCGAGCTGCGGATGTGGCTGGCGCC is part of the Bradyrhizobium commune genome and harbors:
- a CDS encoding zinc-binding dehydrogenase translates to MKAYVYGADGARISDAPQPKPKGAQVLVRVRACGLNRADTGMRKGHAHGAAGGVGTVLGMEWAGEVAELGPDAKGVKVGDRIMGSGGAAFAEYTLADHGRLFRAPSNMNFEEAATLPVALATMHNAVVTVGGVQPGQAVLIQGASSGVGLMAVQIAKLKGARLVIGSSTDAYRRGRLTEYGADIAVDSSDPKWVDEVLKATNGEGVDLIVDQVSGKVANQNLAATRVKGRIVNVGRLGGTHADFNFDLHAARRIDYVGVTFRTRTIEEVREIFEEVRKDIWGAVEQRKLQLPIDRVYTFADIDKAFEHMEANKHLGKIVVTVP
- a CDS encoding cation-efflux pump; translation: MSAQHNKTSVAAISIFASGGMAAAKFVVGIAIGSLALISEALHSSVDLIATIITWAVVRVSDKPADHEHHYGHGKLESISALGVTALLYVLAGGILVEAYSRLREGTPPPTISAVPFVVLVIDIVVNLWRARALHKAARETRSQALAADALHFASDVMGSFAVIAGLILAALGFWWGDAAAAAAVAVMIAALGLRMAGSTVQTLVDRAPEGAQDKATAAIRGVPGVIDVERLRLRMVGATTFIDTIAKVPRTYPIDRVEDIKRNAQIAVSKAFGDADLTFTAVPVARDNETVRDRIMVIARNSGLAIHHVTVHDLGAKLIVGIDLEVDGEMPLDRAHDVANTLERNIQEDFGADVEVDVHIEPLEPELPFGVDASPERVQAIAAALSEYATDGEIHDIHNVRVRDTDAGEIVNFHCRATPSMSVIKVHEQVDAIERALRRAFPSVKRVISHAEPPRA
- a CDS encoding PAS domain-containing sensor histidine kinase — its product is MARADAANACVQSDSIKGLAQSLAKPAYHRLLIAEPALRRAVPTLIIAFLITICLGAFVQVVDQTRQKRLVIRHDISALADYLAERIDRLTSVRQERLKNIENMPTLLPDLIPSWGTASGRHVIVTSAGIDRRILARIPIDSDPAGNDRLLDAITTAQLLATPPRDNNISDMTLPNGNAAMATARQIKSLPGLVTVIQERNEPIWGSDAALSVTLSATTGFVVLILGFAFHWQSTRAREGDLINDAVRGRIDTALNRGRCGLWDWDLSRGRIFWSQSMFSMLGLDGRNELLTFGEVNALVKSDDIDLFEIADQLISEKIDHIDQTFRMQHVDGHWIWLRVRCERTRGASDSGMHLIGIAVDITEQKSLAEKTVEADLRLRDAIETIPEAFVLWDASDRLVLCNSHFQRLHKLPDSAVIPGTSYETVLEVGRMPEVRTRHNETASQGPGARTFEAQLDDGSWLHISERRTKDGGYVSVGTDITRIKEHEQKLVDNDLRLRATVIDLKRSQAALERQTVELADLAEKYQREKTRAEEANQTKSKFLANMSHELRTPLNAIIGFSEIMGSGMFGELGSEKYREYCHDILTSGHYLLEVINDILDMSKIEAGRMKLDMEELDLAQTLTESLRVVAGRAQDKHLTLDADIAKSISVVADRRATKQIVVNLLSNAVKFTPDGGRIVVRSRQLDDRIVLMIADTGIGIAPHSLARLGRPFEQVESQLTKTYHGSGLGLAIARSLAQLHGGSMRLRSKLEVGTVVRVTLPRDAIKAASGISAAA
- a CDS encoding formate dehydrogenase beta subunit produces the protein MKMRIFVPRDATAVAVGADEIVTAFERVAETRGLPIEIVRTGSRGLHWLEPMVEVATLKGRVAYGPVSAEDVASVFESMASNGPHALRLGIADEIPWLKRQTRLTFARCGVIDPRSLEDYRAHGGYKGLERALSLGSDTILAEVTASGLRGRGGAGFPTGIKWKTVAQAKADRKFIVCNADEGDSGTFADRMIMEGDPFLVIEGMTTAAITVGATKGYIYIRSEYPHAVEAMNAAIKAAKRGGYLGDKIGGSTFGFDLEVRVGAGAYVCGEETSLLESLEGRRGIVRAKPPLPAHHGLFGKPTVINNVLSFAAIPFILAEGAKAYADFGMGRSRGTMPIQLAGNIRQGGLFETAFGVTLGQLVDDIGGGTFTGRPVRAVQVGGPLGAYFPRTLFDTPFDYEAFAARDGLIGHGGIVVFDDSVDMRKQARFAMEFCAVESCGKCTPCRIGSTRGVETIEKIINGERVIENLALVEDLCNTMKFGSLCALGGFTPYPVLSALKHFREDFAPIPTTLQAAE
- a CDS encoding NAD(P)H-dependent flavin oxidoreductase; its protein translation is MLQTRFTKLVGVEHPIVQGGMQWVGRAELVAAVANAGALGFITALTQPTPEDLTKEIARCRDLTDKPFGVNLTILPAIKPPPYAEYRSAIIESGITVVETAGNKPQEHVDEFKRHGVKVVHKCTSVRHALSAERMGVDAISIDGFECAGHPGEDDTPGLILIPAAANKVKIPMIASGGFADARGLVAALALGAEGINMGTRFMATKESPIHQSIKEKIVANDERETELIFRTMRNTSRVAKNEISTRVVAMEKEGARFEDIRELVAGARGKMVYATGNSDEGIWSAGQVQGLIRDIPSCAELISRIVREAEAIIRSRLEGMIVQPQREAAE
- a CDS encoding formate dehydrogenase subunit gamma, whose translation is MTAVYEPSCEPSYEPWDETRGAEIIAEHAGQEGATLVILHALQEAFGYVPEAAIPMVAQALNLSRAEVYGVFTFYHDFRHKPAGRHVLKLCRAEACQAAGGDALAARAEAMLGVSLGNTTADDRVTLEPIYCLGLCSTAPSAMLDGRLVGRLDEKRLDALVAEAQR
- a CDS encoding LysR family transcriptional regulator, yielding MIDKLELLLALAKERHFGRAAEACGVTQPTMSTGLKQLEEILGVMLVQRGSRFQGFTPEGERALDWARRIVGDARAMRDEINGLKHQLSGEIRIAAIPTVLGMVASLTTPFRARHPEVRFSIRSTTSSEVLGLLENLEVDAGLTYIENEPIGKVRTIPLFNESYRLLTAPDAMFGDRDSVTWAEVGQVPLCLLTPDMQNRRIIDRALRSVGAEATPTLTSNSLLVLYTHVKTGRWASVMPAKLAETLGLSDKVRSIPITDPEVNYSIGLVIPQRDPMTPLIAALVNVAREVAPTLQS